One part of the Acinetobacter sp. XS-4 genome encodes these proteins:
- a CDS encoding sodium-dependent transporter yields the protein MTDSRENWTSRSGFIIAAVGSAVGLGNIWRFPYVAYENGGGAFLIPYLLALITAGLPLLFLDYAVGHRSTGSPPKAYRALFKGGETLGWWQVCVCIIIGLYYASVLTWAGSYVYFSIGQMWGSDPEGFFFNTYLQTSKATGFDLQFVSHLFWPIVGIWALTLIILYGGVKKGVELSNKIFMPLLFVLFTILVIQSLRLPGAVQGLNAFFTPNWSAMMDYKVWLAAYGHTFFSLSVGFGIMVTYASYLKPKTNLTGSGLIVGFANASTEILAGIGIFAALGFMAHAAGTEVKDVVSGGIGLAFIAFPKIISSLGAGADLFGLLFFSSLFVAGISSMVSILEVPIAAMQDKLKWGRKKAVTIIGGGSALVSIILFSSVNAIKLVDIVDHFINNIGIIGGALISIISVAWFKRSALKELSDHINRISTIQVGKGWDFTLTVITSLILLTTLCMTVFNLIKNGYDTYSMSLQGVFGWGSVIFCAVVAIVLSKMKDR from the coding sequence ATGACAGATTCTCGTGAAAACTGGACGTCACGATCTGGTTTTATTATTGCAGCCGTTGGTTCGGCTGTAGGCTTAGGTAATATTTGGCGCTTTCCATACGTTGCTTATGAAAATGGTGGTGGTGCGTTTCTTATTCCCTATCTATTGGCACTGATTACTGCTGGTTTACCGTTATTATTTTTAGATTATGCGGTCGGTCATCGTAGTACTGGTTCACCTCCAAAAGCATATCGGGCCTTATTTAAAGGTGGAGAAACATTAGGATGGTGGCAGGTTTGTGTCTGTATCATTATTGGTTTGTATTATGCAAGCGTTTTGACATGGGCAGGTAGTTACGTTTACTTCTCTATTGGTCAAATGTGGGGAAGTGATCCGGAAGGTTTCTTCTTTAATACCTACTTACAAACCTCAAAAGCGACTGGTTTTGATTTACAGTTTGTAAGTCATTTATTCTGGCCGATTGTTGGAATTTGGGCACTTACTTTAATCATTCTTTATGGTGGGGTGAAAAAAGGTGTGGAATTATCCAATAAGATTTTCATGCCATTATTATTCGTTCTATTTACTATTTTGGTGATTCAATCATTACGTTTACCGGGTGCAGTTCAAGGTTTGAATGCATTCTTTACACCAAACTGGTCGGCAATGATGGACTATAAAGTATGGTTAGCCGCTTATGGTCATACTTTCTTCTCCCTCTCTGTTGGTTTCGGGATCATGGTTACCTATGCATCTTATTTAAAACCAAAAACGAATTTAACAGGTTCTGGCTTAATCGTTGGTTTTGCAAATGCATCAACTGAGATTTTAGCGGGAATTGGTATTTTTGCAGCGCTTGGTTTTATGGCACATGCAGCAGGTACTGAAGTTAAAGATGTCGTGAGTGGTGGAATTGGATTAGCATTTATTGCATTCCCGAAAATTATTTCAAGCTTAGGTGCTGGGGCTGATTTATTCGGTCTTTTATTCTTCTCTTCACTTTTCGTCGCAGGTATTTCTTCGATGGTCAGTATTTTGGAAGTGCCTATTGCAGCAATGCAAGATAAATTGAAATGGGGCCGTAAAAAAGCTGTAACGATTATTGGTGGTGGTAGTGCACTTGTATCAATTATTTTATTCTCAAGTGTAAATGCAATTAAGCTGGTTGATATTGTTGATCACTTTATCAATAACATCGGTATTATCGGTGGTGCATTAATATCAATTATTAGCGTAGCTTGGTTTAAACGTTCAGCTCTTAAAGAACTTAGTGACCATATAAATCGTATCTCAACCATTCAAGTGGGTAAGGGATGGGATTTCACTTTAACGGTTATTACATCTTTAATCTTGTTAACTACACTCTGTATGACTGTTTTTAATTTGATCAAAAATGGCTATGATACTTATAGTATGAGCTTACAAGGTGTATTCGGCTGGGGCAGTGTGATTTTCTGTGCGGTCGTTGCAATCGTGTTAAGCAAAATGAAAGATCGCTAG
- the rsmB gene encoding 16S rRNA (cytosine(967)-C(5))-methyltransferase RsmB, with protein sequence MSQVSSNSSRFNLRAQVVQTLLKVQQGQSLASILNTQLNQVAERDRALFHELVLGTLRQWFALKSISLPLLSKPLNNETVETCLYVGLYQVLCTRIAAHAAISETVDATKQLGFPALGGIVNAILRRATRETDDFQQGLQQAHGLPSWLFKRLKKDWGEQTESLCQSLKQVAPLTLRVNQRHIGRDAYLAKLQSLDIQARACTLSEAGIVLEQSVQITQLPGFEEGWFSVQDEHAQLCATLLPDLNNKTVIDACAAPGGKTAHLLEKFKPAQLIAIDQDSNRLIRVTENLNRLALDQSQTEILAADATQWVPAQPVDCIVLDAPCSAAGVIRRHPDIRLLRQSSDIAQTIELQKQILEHMWQQLNVGGTLLYITCSVLKAENEQQMINFFAEHTDAKEIKIEANWGLEQIHGRQLLPQAQSGDGFYYCKIQKIA encoded by the coding sequence ATGAGTCAGGTTTCATCAAATTCGTCACGATTTAACTTACGTGCTCAAGTTGTCCAGACGTTATTAAAAGTTCAGCAAGGCCAATCACTCGCTAGTATTTTAAATACACAGCTGAATCAAGTTGCTGAACGTGATCGCGCACTATTTCATGAACTTGTTCTAGGTACGCTACGCCAATGGTTTGCACTTAAATCAATTAGCCTACCTTTGCTCAGCAAACCTTTGAATAATGAAACTGTTGAAACCTGTCTGTATGTTGGGCTTTATCAAGTTTTATGCACGCGTATTGCAGCACACGCTGCCATATCAGAAACAGTAGATGCCACCAAACAACTTGGATTTCCTGCACTCGGCGGTATTGTGAATGCTATTTTGCGCCGTGCTACTCGTGAAACTGATGACTTTCAGCAAGGTTTACAGCAAGCGCATGGCTTACCAAGTTGGCTTTTTAAAAGGTTAAAAAAGGATTGGGGAGAACAAACTGAATCTCTTTGCCAATCATTAAAACAAGTCGCACCTTTAACCTTACGAGTTAACCAGCGTCATATTGGCCGTGATGCCTATTTAGCAAAATTACAAAGTCTAGATATTCAAGCACGTGCATGTACTTTGTCTGAAGCAGGTATTGTTCTTGAACAATCCGTACAAATTACCCAACTACCCGGTTTTGAAGAGGGATGGTTTTCTGTACAAGATGAACATGCTCAGCTATGTGCAACATTATTGCCAGATTTAAATAATAAAACAGTGATTGATGCCTGTGCAGCTCCCGGTGGAAAAACAGCTCATTTACTCGAAAAGTTTAAACCAGCTCAGCTCATTGCTATTGACCAAGATTCTAACCGTTTAATCCGTGTAACCGAGAATTTAAACCGCTTAGCACTTGATCAAAGTCAAACAGAAATTTTGGCAGCCGATGCAACCCAATGGGTGCCTGCACAACCAGTAGATTGTATTGTGCTTGATGCACCATGTTCTGCGGCAGGTGTTATTCGTCGTCATCCTGATATCCGTTTATTGCGCCAATCTAGCGACATAGCTCAAACGATTGAACTGCAAAAGCAAATTTTGGAACACATGTGGCAACAACTCAACGTTGGAGGCACACTGCTCTATATTACCTGTTCAGTTTTAAAAGCTGAAAATGAACAGCAGATGATAAATTTCTTTGCAGAACATACTGATGCAAAAGAAATTAAGATTGAAGCGAATTGGGGACTTGAACAAATTCATGGTCGACAATTATTACCGCAAGCGCAGTCTGGCGATGGATTTTATTATTGTAAAATTCAAAAAATTGCATAA
- the fmt gene encoding methionyl-tRNA formyltransferase produces MKIIFAGTPEFAATALAALLKTSHEIIAVYTQPDRKAGRGQKLTPSPVKQLALEHGIPVYQPLHFKASTEEGLAAQQELAALGADVMVVAAYGLILPQAVLDTPKYGCLNIHGSLLPRWRGAAPIQRAIATGDEETGITIMQMAAGLDTGDMMYKTYCPITAEDTSATLHDKLAVQGAEAICEVLESEETLQKYLAEREVQDESLTVYAHKLVKSEARIDWSNDAVQLDRNIRAFNPWPVAFIQLDENNALRVWNSATSTQNQANVQAGEIIAIDKQGVHVACGQNSFICLSSVQWPGGKAMNAQQIAQTQKLHVGQILP; encoded by the coding sequence GTGAAAATTATTTTTGCTGGCACCCCCGAATTTGCTGCAACAGCATTGGCGGCATTATTAAAAACTTCCCATGAAATTATCGCCGTTTACACTCAGCCAGATCGTAAAGCAGGCCGTGGACAAAAACTAACACCATCTCCTGTAAAACAGCTTGCGCTTGAACATGGTATCCCTGTTTATCAACCACTTCACTTTAAAGCATCTACAGAAGAAGGGCTCGCAGCCCAACAAGAACTTGCAGCTTTAGGTGCCGATGTGATGGTTGTTGCAGCCTATGGCTTGATTCTGCCACAAGCTGTGCTCGATACACCTAAATATGGCTGTTTAAATATTCACGGTTCACTATTACCACGTTGGCGCGGAGCAGCACCAATTCAGCGTGCGATTGCAACAGGTGATGAAGAAACAGGAATCACAATCATGCAAATGGCTGCTGGTTTAGATACAGGCGATATGATGTATAAAACCTATTGTCCAATCACAGCCGAAGATACATCAGCGACTTTACATGACAAACTCGCAGTTCAAGGTGCGGAAGCAATTTGTGAGGTACTCGAGTCAGAAGAAACGCTACAAAAATATTTGGCAGAGCGTGAAGTTCAAGATGAAAGTCTAACTGTATATGCACACAAATTGGTGAAATCAGAAGCTCGTATTGACTGGTCAAATGATGCTGTTCAACTTGACCGAAATATTCGTGCGTTCAACCCTTGGCCAGTTGCATTCATTCAGTTAGATGAAAATAATGCTTTACGTGTTTGGAACTCAGCGACTTCTACTCAAAACCAAGCAAATGTTCAAGCTGGTGAAATTATCGCGATTGATAAACAAGGCGTACATGTTGCTTGTGGTCAAAACTCCTTTATTTGTCTGAGCAGCGTGCAATGGCCGGGTGGTAAAGCAATGAATGCTCAACAAATTGCACAAACTCAAAAACTTCACGTAGGACAAATTCTACCATGA
- a CDS encoding sulfite exporter TauE/SafE family protein: MTFLAIIMVVFAFAGMIKGMIGLGLPAVSMGLLTIAMSPFQAASLLIVPSMVTNVWQLFAEGHVWSFIRRFWTLLVGIVVGSIWSFLPTLSQSHGKSSEILLGCMLALYGLYGLCVKKLPHLGKHERWLSPIIGYIGGAVTVATGVIIIPIVPYLQSLHLKRDELVQALGLTFTVSTICLAVFLHHNPMSGITLNYRLSFAALFAALIGMWLGKKIRYRLNEQKFRRIFFIGLVSLGLYMVLH; this comes from the coding sequence GTGACATTTTTAGCAATTATTATGGTGGTGTTTGCCTTTGCTGGCATGATTAAAGGCATGATCGGTCTAGGGTTGCCCGCAGTATCGATGGGTTTGCTCACGATCGCAATGAGTCCTTTTCAAGCAGCCTCTTTACTTATTGTTCCTTCAATGGTTACCAATGTTTGGCAGCTTTTTGCTGAAGGGCATGTCTGGTCTTTTATTCGCCGTTTCTGGACGTTATTAGTGGGCATTGTGGTAGGCTCAATATGGAGTTTTCTACCGACTTTAAGTCAAAGTCATGGGAAGAGTAGTGAAATTCTATTAGGCTGCATGTTGGCCCTATATGGTCTCTATGGTCTATGTGTGAAGAAGCTTCCGCACTTAGGTAAACATGAGCGTTGGTTATCACCTATCATTGGTTATATTGGTGGGGCAGTGACGGTAGCAACAGGCGTCATTATTATTCCGATTGTTCCTTATTTGCAGTCTTTGCATTTAAAACGTGACGAGTTGGTACAAGCTCTAGGACTGACTTTTACGGTGTCTACTATTTGTCTTGCGGTTTTTTTACATCACAACCCGATGTCAGGAATAACACTGAACTATCGTTTATCTTTTGCGGCTTTATTCGCTGCACTCATTGGTATGTGGTTAGGTAAAAAAATCCGTTATCGCCTAAATGAACAGAAGTTTCGCCGTATCTTTTTTATAGGTTTAGTCTCATTAGGTCTTTATATGGTTTTGCACTAA
- a CDS encoding solute carrier family 23 protein, with the protein MSNWFPKWQPYQGDIDHRPVSTNEYLPPVQSAILGIQHAFAMFGATVLAPLLMGFNPNLAILMSGICTILFFFITGGRVPSYLGSSFAFIGVVAAATGHITGSGANPNLSMALGGIVACGVFYAIIGFIVMLTGTRWIEKLMPPVVTGAIVMIIGLNLAPVTIKGVAGQPFEMWMALITVLCMGSIAVFTRGLLQRLLLLVGLILAYAIYAITTNGLGFGKPIDFSQISAAAWFGIPSFSHPTFDTKAMLIIAPVALILVAENLGHIKAVGAMTGENLTPQLGKAFVADGLATTLSGSVGAPGMTTYGENIGVMAVTRVYSTIVFVIAGVFAIFLGLSPKFGAVISTIPSAVLTGASIVVFGLITIAGAKIWIENKVDFSNNKNLIVASVTIILGAGNFELMFGNFNLGGIGTATFAAIILNWLFSLKDKT; encoded by the coding sequence ATGTCCAATTGGTTTCCAAAATGGCAGCCTTACCAAGGTGATATTGACCATCGACCGGTCTCTACCAACGAATATCTCCCCCCAGTTCAAAGTGCTATTTTAGGTATTCAACATGCGTTTGCCATGTTTGGAGCAACTGTTTTAGCACCATTACTCATGGGCTTTAATCCTAACCTTGCCATTTTAATGTCTGGTATCTGTACCATCCTGTTCTTTTTCATTACGGGTGGTCGTGTTCCGAGTTACTTAGGTTCAAGTTTTGCATTTATTGGTGTAGTTGCAGCAGCAACTGGGCATATTACAGGTTCAGGTGCCAATCCAAACCTTTCTATGGCTTTAGGCGGAATCGTAGCATGTGGTGTGTTTTATGCCATTATCGGTTTTATTGTCATGCTTACAGGCACACGCTGGATTGAAAAACTCATGCCACCTGTCGTGACTGGCGCAATTGTGATGATTATTGGTCTGAACCTTGCACCTGTTACCATTAAAGGTGTTGCAGGACAGCCATTTGAAATGTGGATGGCCTTAATTACCGTACTTTGTATGGGCAGTATTGCAGTCTTTACTCGCGGCTTATTGCAACGTTTGCTTCTATTGGTCGGTTTAATTTTGGCTTATGCAATTTATGCTATTACCACCAATGGGCTAGGTTTTGGTAAACCAATCGATTTTAGCCAAATCTCAGCAGCTGCGTGGTTCGGTATTCCAAGCTTTTCGCACCCAACTTTTGATACCAAAGCAATGCTAATTATTGCGCCAGTTGCGCTTATTTTAGTAGCAGAAAACCTAGGCCATATTAAAGCTGTTGGTGCAATGACTGGTGAAAATCTGACTCCACAGTTAGGCAAAGCATTTGTTGCAGATGGTTTAGCAACAACGCTTTCTGGAAGTGTCGGTGCTCCAGGTATGACGACTTATGGCGAAAACATTGGTGTTATGGCAGTCACTCGTGTCTACTCAACCATTGTTTTTGTAATTGCTGGTGTCTTTGCTATTTTCTTGGGTTTATCTCCAAAATTTGGCGCGGTAATTAGTACTATTCCAAGTGCTGTATTAACAGGCGCGTCTATTGTTGTATTTGGTTTAATTACCATTGCTGGTGCAAAAATCTGGATTGAAAACAAAGTTGATTTTTCTAACAATAAAAACCTGATTGTTGCTTCTGTAACAATTATTTTAGGTGCAGGAAATTTTGAATTAATGTTTGGTAATTTCAATTTAGGTGGCATTGGTACAGCAACATTTGCAGCGATTATTCTAAATTGGCTGTTTAGTTTAAAAGATAAAACCTAA
- the ilvD gene encoding dihydroxy-acid dehydratase yields the protein MPDYRSKTSTHGRNMAGARGLWRATGMKDEDFGKPIIAVVNSFTQFVPGHVHLKDLGQLVAAEIQAAGGVAKEFNTIAVDDGIAMGHDGMLYSLPSRDLIADSVEYMVNAHCADAMVCISNCDKITPGMLMAAMRLNIPVVFVSGGPMEAGKVKFRGDEKAIDLVDAMVVAADESYTDEEVAEFERSACPTCGSCSGMFTANSMNCLTEALGLSLPGNGSIVATHANRKKLFLKAGQLIVELAKRYYEQEDASILPRSIATKAAFKNAMTLDIAMGGSTNTVLHLLAAASEAEVDFTMDDIDELSRRVPVLSKVAPAKQDVHMEDVHRAGGIMAILGELDRAKLLDVSLPTVHEKTLKDALDKWDIIRTEDADVYEFYRSSPGGVPTQVAFSQNRYYATLDGDREKGVIRNAEHAFSKDGGLAVLYGNIALDGCIVKTAGVDESILKFTGTARVFESQDAAVDAILGHDIKAGDVVVIRYEGPRGGPGMQEMLYPTSYLKSKGLGKDCALITDGRFSGGSSGLSIGHVSPEAAEGGAIGLVEDGDTIEIDIPNRTIHLNVDDATMAHRRTVQEAKGWHPKEERKRKVSKALKVYAMHTTSAAKGAVRVL from the coding sequence ATGCCTGACTATCGTTCAAAAACATCGACACACGGAAGAAATATGGCTGGCGCACGTGGCTTATGGCGTGCAACAGGAATGAAAGATGAGGATTTCGGCAAACCGATTATTGCGGTGGTCAATTCATTTACTCAATTTGTTCCAGGCCATGTACATCTTAAAGATTTAGGGCAACTAGTCGCAGCAGAAATTCAGGCGGCAGGTGGTGTTGCTAAAGAGTTTAATACGATTGCAGTAGATGACGGGATCGCAATGGGGCATGACGGCATGCTTTATTCATTACCATCACGTGATTTGATTGCTGACTCAGTTGAGTACATGGTGAATGCACATTGCGCCGATGCAATGGTATGTATTTCTAACTGTGACAAGATTACTCCGGGAATGTTGATGGCTGCGATGCGCTTGAATATTCCAGTGGTTTTTGTGTCTGGCGGCCCAATGGAAGCGGGTAAAGTTAAATTCCGCGGTGATGAAAAAGCGATTGACCTTGTTGATGCAATGGTTGTTGCGGCTGATGAAAGTTATACAGATGAAGAAGTAGCGGAATTTGAACGTTCAGCATGTCCAACCTGTGGTTCATGTTCAGGTATGTTCACTGCAAACTCAATGAACTGTTTAACAGAGGCTTTGGGTTTATCTTTACCAGGTAATGGTTCAATTGTTGCGACTCATGCGAATCGTAAAAAATTATTCTTAAAAGCCGGTCAGCTTATTGTTGAATTGGCTAAACGCTATTACGAACAAGAAGATGCAAGCATTTTACCGCGTTCAATTGCAACAAAGGCTGCATTTAAAAATGCGATGACGCTTGATATTGCAATGGGTGGTTCAACCAATACGGTTCTACATTTATTGGCTGCGGCAAGTGAAGCAGAAGTTGACTTTACCATGGACGATATCGACGAACTATCACGTCGAGTTCCTGTATTGTCTAAAGTAGCACCTGCAAAACAAGACGTTCATATGGAAGATGTACACCGTGCAGGTGGCATTATGGCCATTTTAGGTGAGCTTGACCGTGCGAAATTACTTGATGTATCACTACCAACTGTACATGAGAAAACTTTAAAAGATGCATTGGATAAGTGGGATATTATTCGTACTGAAGATGCAGATGTATATGAATTCTATCGCTCATCTCCAGGTGGTGTACCAACGCAAGTTGCATTCTCTCAAAATCGTTACTACGCAACTTTAGATGGCGATCGTGAAAAAGGCGTTATTCGCAATGCAGAACATGCATTCTCGAAAGATGGTGGTTTAGCAGTTCTATATGGCAACATCGCGCTTGATGGCTGTATTGTAAAAACTGCGGGTGTAGATGAATCGATCTTGAAATTTACGGGTACAGCGCGTGTTTTTGAGAGCCAAGATGCGGCTGTAGATGCTATCTTGGGTCATGACATTAAAGCTGGCGATGTTGTTGTGATTCGTTATGAAGGTCCACGTGGTGGTCCGGGTATGCAAGAAATGCTTTATCCAACCAGCTATCTTAAATCTAAAGGTTTAGGAAAAGACTGTGCATTAATTACAGATGGTCGTTTCTCTGGTGGTTCATCAGGTCTTTCGATTGGACATGTTTCGCCAGAAGCTGCTGAGGGCGGTGCAATTGGTTTGGTAGAAGATGGCGATACGATTGAAATCGATATTCCAAACCGTACTATTCACTTGAACGTTGATGATGCGACTATGGCGCACCGTCGTACAGTGCAAGAAGCGAAGGGCTGGCATCCGAAAGAAGAACGTAAACGTAAGGTATCAAAAGCGTTAAAAGTTTATGCAATGCATACAACAAGTGCAGCGAAAGGAGCTGTACGCGTTCTATAA
- a CDS encoding methionine/alanine import family NSS transporter small subunit, translated as MNTSAIVMMVISMVFLWGGLILSILHLSKHPEELDDVLEDVKDQHTL; from the coding sequence ATGAATACTTCGGCAATCGTGATGATGGTGATTTCGATGGTGTTTTTATGGGGCGGATTGATTTTATCCATCCTACATTTATCGAAACATCCTGAAGAGTTAGATGATGTTTTAGAAGATGTAAAAGATCAGCATACGCTTTGA
- a CDS encoding LysR family transcriptional regulator — protein MRFDFFDLQLVLHIVSTGSLTKGADRSAISLQAASERIKKLEQYFETPLFIRQTTGLELTTAGHAFVEHARQLLAQKDQLEQEMQRFRHPTTEALTLWCNSSAQSEYLPMLLPQYLVLHPEMNIDLHEAESSEIVDALTQGVASLGLVSSFFDTRHLQTKEFASDPLVLICPATHNLAQCQELNLVDALSYGFIGLKPHHSLQQSIETQAKLLGFNIQYRLRLPNFSAIAEVVAKGVGIAIMPARAAQRLQSDYDFHSIQLLGAWANRKLLLATQNFNQLPSSYQQFANFLLQHRP, from the coding sequence ATGCGTTTTGATTTTTTTGATTTACAGCTAGTTCTCCATATTGTCTCGACTGGTAGCCTAACTAAAGGTGCTGATCGCTCTGCGATTTCACTTCAAGCAGCGAGCGAGCGTATAAAAAAACTCGAACAATATTTTGAAACACCCTTATTTATTCGCCAAACCACTGGGCTAGAACTCACCACAGCAGGACATGCTTTTGTAGAACATGCTCGTCAGCTTTTAGCACAAAAAGATCAACTCGAACAAGAAATGCAGCGGTTTAGGCACCCTACCACAGAGGCATTAACGCTTTGGTGTAACTCTTCTGCTCAAAGTGAATATTTGCCTATGTTATTACCGCAATATCTGGTGCTTCATCCTGAAATGAATATCGATTTGCATGAGGCAGAAAGCTCAGAAATTGTAGATGCATTAACGCAAGGGGTTGCGAGTCTAGGTCTAGTCTCAAGTTTTTTTGATACCAGACATTTGCAAACTAAGGAATTTGCTAGTGATCCGTTAGTTCTGATTTGCCCTGCTACACATAATTTAGCTCAATGCCAAGAGCTGAATTTGGTAGATGCTCTAAGCTATGGTTTTATTGGTCTTAAACCCCATCACTCTTTGCAACAGTCTATCGAAACCCAAGCTAAGCTATTAGGCTTTAACATACAGTACCGTTTGCGCTTACCTAACTTTAGTGCAATTGCTGAAGTAGTTGCCAAAGGCGTGGGAATTGCGATTATGCCGGCTCGCGCTGCACAGCGTTTGCAATCGGATTATGATTTTCATTCGATCCAACTGCTAGGTGCGTGGGCAAATCGTAAACTGCTTTTAGCCACACAAAATTTCAATCAGCTGCCTAGCAGTTACCAACAATTTGCAAATTTTTTATTACAGCATCGCCCTTAA
- a CDS encoding TIGR04219 family outer membrane beta-barrel protein, translated as MFKVKILKISLLTLGMGLSGFAQADFVGVKGDIGYWFYDGKANMSSQFPEDQDLDQKGSAQLSLAIEHPIPFIPNAKIRYVNLDTQTKSETLGQANYKVDLDHSDFILYYELLDNIVSVDAGLGATLLNGDITAYTGKRVDIDKTYPIAYLSGEVKLPFTGLSAKGEATYTNFDDARITDALAEVKYKFADNLLIDLGLTAGYRVLNIDLEDYDNNDLKFEFKGPYVGLEAHF; from the coding sequence ATGTTCAAAGTGAAAATATTAAAAATATCTTTATTAACGCTCGGGATGGGCTTAAGTGGCTTTGCCCAAGCAGACTTTGTTGGAGTAAAAGGAGATATAGGCTACTGGTTTTATGATGGTAAAGCGAATATGTCTTCTCAATTCCCTGAAGATCAAGATTTAGATCAAAAAGGGAGTGCTCAACTTTCATTGGCAATAGAACATCCAATCCCATTTATTCCAAATGCAAAAATTCGTTATGTAAATTTAGATACTCAAACTAAATCAGAAACTCTAGGTCAAGCTAACTATAAAGTTGATTTAGACCATAGTGATTTTATTCTCTATTATGAGTTACTAGACAATATTGTGAGTGTAGATGCTGGACTTGGTGCAACTCTACTAAATGGTGATATTACTGCGTATACGGGTAAGCGCGTAGATATTGATAAAACATATCCTATTGCTTATTTGTCTGGTGAAGTAAAACTCCCATTTACAGGCTTAAGTGCTAAAGGTGAAGCAACCTATACAAACTTTGATGATGCACGAATCACAGATGCATTAGCAGAAGTAAAATATAAATTTGCAGATAATCTACTCATTGATCTTGGTTTAACAGCAGGGTATCGCGTACTCAATATCGATTTAGAAGACTACGATAATAATGATCTTAAGTTTGAATTTAAGGGCCCATATGTAGGCTTAGAAGCACATTTCTAA